One genomic region from Quercus robur chromosome 4, dhQueRobu3.1, whole genome shotgun sequence encodes:
- the LOC126722252 gene encoding uncharacterized protein LOC126722252, whose product MAFNDYYKQTPIILERIVDLDSLKGTFIPDVFKERTWTKLLNLMGDVFEDIIREFFANAIVESDHINYWLKGREFSITRESIDDADEEGGDTEKEIEHFTSVLEDTTQHSSQTRARAPNRLDHLIGRDEEMHCILSIALNKEDFDKAKPKFMENKSGEFAITRMARHFRPAHYLLKIQSYSLLCETGVEKYDSGVFEVGGHKWRLSLYPKGNEKMNGAGHISIYLSIVDTEKSPLGWEVNASFKLFVYDQIRDKFLTIQDVEGAIRRFHDIKTEWVSTNFSLLILSMLFQMDTLSMIVVYLVWRFLFMNVVQNESVLP is encoded by the exons ATGGCTTTTAATGATTACTACAAACAGACCCCAATCATTCTAGAAAGGATTGTGGACTTAGATTCCCTAAAGGGTACCTTCATTCCAGATGTGTTCAAAGAAAGGACATGGACAAAGTTGCTTAATCTGATGGGTGATGTTTTTGAAGATATCATTCGAGAATTCTTTGCAAATGCCATTGTGGAAAGTGATCACATCAACTATTGGCTAAAGGGGAGAGAGTTCTCAATCACAAGGGAATCAAT AGATGATGCTGATGAAGAAGGAGGAGACACTGAAAAGGAAATTGAGCATTTCACTTCAGTTCTAGAGGACACTACACAACATTCATCCCAAACGCGTGCGAGAGCACCCAATCGCCTTGATCATCTAATTGGAAGGGACGAAGAGATGCAT TGCATATTATCAATAGCTTTAAATAAAGAGGATTTTGACAAAGCAAAACCCAAATTCATGGAAAACAAGTCCGGCGAATTCG CAATCACAAGAATGGCAAGACATTTTCGGCCAGCTCATTACTTACTAAAAATACAGTCATACTCTTTACTGTGTGAGACTGGGGTTGAAAAGTATGACTCTGGTGTATTTGAAGTTGGCGGCCACAAATG GAGGTTGTCTCTCTATCCAAAaggaaatgagaaaatgaatGGGGCTGGTCACATCTCCATTTATTTGTCAATTGTTGATACAGAAAAATCTCCTCTGGGATGGGAGGTTAATGCCAGCTTCAAATTGTTTGTGTATGATCAGATACGGGACAAGTTCTTGACCATTCAAG aTGTTGAAGGGGCAATTAGAAGATTTCATGACATAAAGACTGAATGGGTTTCGACAAATTTCTCCCTCTTGATTCTTTCAATGTTATTTCAAATGGATACCTTGTCAATGATTGTTGTGTATTTGGTGTGGAGATTTTTGTTCATGAACGTAGTGCAAAACGAGAGTGTCTTACCATGA